A single region of the Paraburkholderia sp. SOS3 genome encodes:
- the eutB gene encoding hydroxyectoine utilization dehydratase EutB, with protein sequence MSVLTLADVYRARRRIEGRVCRTPLIESASLSALARTPVYLKLETVQPTGSFKLRGATNALARLAEQGCKRVVTASTGNHGRAVAYAARSLGIETTVCMSSLVPDNKVEAVRALGARAHIVGRSQDDAQAEALRMTREEGFAYVPPFDHLDVIAGQATLGLEIVEALPDVANIVVPLSGGGLFAGVAFAAKQISPAVRLTGVSMARGAAMHASLAAGEPVQVEELETLADSLGGGIGLENRYTFSLTRDLIDDLLLLDEASIARGVVHAYRQERLVVEGAAAVGMAALLDGALRGDSLQSGPLVLIVTGANIDIEQHRRVVAG encoded by the coding sequence ATGTCTGTTCTCACGCTTGCCGATGTCTACCGCGCGCGCCGTCGTATCGAAGGGCGCGTTTGCCGTACGCCGCTGATCGAATCGGCGTCGCTGTCGGCGCTTGCGCGCACACCGGTTTATCTGAAACTCGAAACCGTTCAACCGACCGGCAGCTTCAAGCTGCGCGGCGCGACGAATGCACTTGCGCGTCTTGCGGAGCAGGGTTGCAAGCGTGTCGTGACCGCATCGACCGGCAACCATGGTCGCGCAGTCGCATATGCGGCCCGGTCGCTTGGCATCGAGACGACCGTGTGCATGTCGTCGCTCGTGCCGGACAACAAGGTCGAAGCGGTGCGCGCGCTCGGCGCTCGCGCACATATCGTCGGCAGGAGTCAGGACGATGCGCAAGCGGAAGCATTGCGCATGACGCGCGAAGAAGGCTTTGCGTATGTGCCGCCGTTCGATCACCTCGACGTGATCGCCGGCCAGGCCACGCTTGGCCTCGAGATTGTCGAAGCGCTGCCCGATGTCGCGAATATCGTCGTGCCGTTGTCGGGCGGCGGCCTGTTCGCGGGTGTTGCGTTTGCCGCGAAGCAGATCAGTCCGGCTGTGCGCCTCACGGGCGTGTCGATGGCGCGCGGCGCCGCGATGCATGCGAGCCTCGCAGCAGGCGAGCCCGTACAGGTCGAAGAACTCGAAACGCTTGCCGATTCGCTCGGCGGCGGTATCGGTCTCGAGAATCGCTATACGTTTTCGCTGACGCGCGATCTGATCGACGACCTGCTGTTGCTTGACGAAGCATCGATTGCGCGCGGCGTGGTGCATGCGTACCGCCAGGAGCGGCTCGTTGTCGAAGGTGCGGCGGCGGTCGGCATGGCCGCTTTGCTCGACGGTGCGTTGCGCGGCGATTCGCTGCAGAGCGGTCCGCTCGTGCTGATCGTGACCGGCGCGAATATCGATATCGAGCAGCACCGCCGGGTGGTTGCAGGGTAA